A part of Streptococcus porcinus genomic DNA contains:
- a CDS encoding YfhO family protein: protein MIQKKHVSTLLVYLASFILPTLIMFIVLLSKGIYWGSGKTILASDGFHQYVIFAQTLRNILHGSDSIFYTFTSGLGLNFYALISYYLGSFFSPFVYFFNLKSMPDAIYLFTLLKFGLIGLSTNFTLQKLYTEVKPYLILTLSTSFALMSFLTSQLEINTWLDVFILLPLIILGLHRLINQKIGCYYFTLTILFIQNYYFAYMASIFLTIYLLIQLLNQESCKDRVKTFLRFVNISILSALSASFMLLPTYLDLRNQGEKFTPISKLITENSWSLDLLSKSIIGTYDTTKFNAIPMIFVGLLPLLLTTLYFTVKSIKWQVKFAYLIFIVIICLSYYFQPLDLFWQAMHAPNMFLHRYAWTIPLLLILLSCETLTHIEELSINKIVFAFTIISLSLASPYLFLEHYSFLTPSLFFLTIAFLTAYTIILLSLEEFKFPIIIIIIFTLIFTTLESTLNTYYVVSGLEKEWVFPTREGYNKNLKEIDSLVKKQNEVDTDFYRTERVIPQTGNDSMKFNYHGISQFSSIRNRLSSRVLDRLGFKSEGTNLNLRYQNNTLIADSLFAVKYNLSESENKKFGFTKVNQIDRVSLYKNNYALPLAIMTNGKYVDANFTVNTLDNQTRLLNRLSGKNYTYFTEQGAELKSTGKMVGKQISNKAETNAEDTVVSYRLKIPENKQMYLSLPNISFENQQEKDILITINGKTSHYTTDNTFTFFDLGYFKDEQIVDIHIIFPKNKSISFDSPHFYSLDINNYQKALSIIKNRKVSLSQKQNKLSLSYQTTRDSSILLTLPYDQGWSAKHNNKPIVIRKAQKGFMAIDVPKGKGKIYLTFIPKGFKEGLVLSLIAFIIFSIQFILKLLHRKNQPYN from the coding sequence ATGATTCAAAAAAAACATGTTTCTACACTATTAGTTTATCTAGCAAGTTTTATCCTTCCAACTCTAATCATGTTTATAGTTCTACTTTCAAAGGGAATCTATTGGGGAAGTGGCAAAACTATTTTAGCCAGTGACGGATTTCATCAATATGTTATATTTGCTCAAACTCTTAGAAATATTTTACATGGCTCAGATAGTATCTTTTATACCTTTACAAGTGGTTTAGGACTCAATTTTTATGCATTAATTAGCTACTATCTTGGGAGTTTCTTTTCTCCATTTGTTTATTTCTTTAATTTAAAATCAATGCCTGATGCAATATACTTATTTACCTTACTAAAATTTGGTTTGATTGGTCTATCAACGAACTTTACTTTACAGAAACTTTACACAGAGGTAAAGCCCTATTTAATCTTAACTCTGTCTACTTCATTTGCCTTAATGAGTTTTTTAACCAGTCAACTGGAAATTAACACTTGGCTGGATGTCTTTATACTACTTCCTCTAATTATCCTCGGTTTACACCGACTCATCAATCAAAAAATTGGTTGCTATTATTTTACACTTACCATTTTATTTATTCAAAATTATTATTTTGCCTATATGGCTTCTATCTTTTTGACAATATATTTACTTATTCAGTTACTAAATCAAGAGTCTTGTAAAGATCGTGTCAAAACATTTTTAAGATTTGTAAACATTTCTATTCTTTCTGCCTTGTCTGCCTCCTTTATGCTTTTACCTACATATTTGGACTTACGAAATCAAGGAGAAAAGTTTACACCTATTTCAAAACTTATAACTGAAAATAGTTGGTCTCTTGATTTATTATCAAAGTCCATTATAGGAACTTACGATACAACAAAATTTAACGCCATCCCCATGATTTTTGTGGGTTTACTACCTTTACTACTTACTACTCTATATTTTACAGTGAAGTCAATTAAGTGGCAGGTGAAATTTGCATATTTAATTTTTATTGTTATTATCTGTCTGAGTTATTATTTTCAACCTCTTGATTTATTTTGGCAAGCGATGCATGCGCCGAATATGTTTCTACATCGCTACGCTTGGACTATACCACTCCTCTTGATACTACTTTCATGTGAAACACTCACTCATATTGAAGAATTATCTATTAATAAAATTGTTTTTGCCTTTACGATTATTAGTTTGTCTCTAGCTAGTCCTTATCTATTTTTAGAGCACTATTCTTTTTTGACACCCAGTTTATTTTTTTTAACAATAGCTTTTTTAACAGCTTATACTATAATATTATTGAGTCTGGAAGAATTTAAGTTCCCTATCATTATTATCATTATATTTACACTTATCTTTACAACTCTAGAAAGCACCTTAAATACCTATTATGTTGTCAGTGGACTGGAAAAAGAATGGGTCTTTCCCACTCGAGAAGGCTATAATAAAAATTTAAAAGAAATTGATAGCTTGGTAAAGAAACAAAATGAAGTTGACACAGATTTTTATAGAACCGAGCGTGTTATTCCCCAAACAGGGAATGATAGTATGAAATTCAATTATCATGGTATTTCTCAATTTTCATCTATCAGAAATCGTCTATCAAGTAGAGTTCTTGATAGACTTGGATTCAAATCAGAAGGAACTAATTTAAATTTAAGATACCAAAATAACACTTTAATTGCTGATAGCTTATTTGCAGTTAAGTATAATTTAAGTGAATCCGAAAATAAAAAATTTGGCTTTACAAAAGTTAATCAAATCGATAGAGTTAGTCTCTATAAAAATAACTATGCTCTCCCACTTGCTATTATGACTAATGGTAAATACGTTGACGCTAACTTTACTGTTAATACATTAGACAACCAGACTCGCTTATTAAATAGACTCTCTGGCAAGAATTATACCTACTTTACAGAACAAGGTGCTGAGTTGAAGTCAACAGGAAAAATGGTAGGTAAGCAGATTTCTAACAAGGCAGAAACTAATGCTGAAGATACTGTCGTAAGCTATCGCCTTAAGATTCCAGAGAATAAACAAATGTATTTAAGTTTACCAAATATATCCTTTGAAAATCAACAAGAAAAAGATATATTGATTACTATTAACGGTAAAACAAGTCACTATACAACAGATAATACGTTTACCTTTTTTGATTTGGGTTATTTTAAGGATGAACAGATTGTTGATATCCATATTATATTTCCTAAAAATAAATCTATTTCTTTTGATTCTCCACATTTTTATAGTCTAGATATTAATAACTATCAAAAGGCACTTTCTATAATTAAAAACCGCAAAGTTAGCCTTAGTCAAAAACAAAATAAACTAAGTTTGAGCTATCAGACAACTAGAGATTCTTCAATTCTGTTGACTTTGCCGTACGATCAAGGATGGAGTGCTAAGCATAATAATAAACCCATTGTCATTAGAAAAGCACAAAAAGGGTTTATGGCTATAGATGTTCCTAAAGGAAAAGGAAAAATTTATTTAACTTTTATTCCTAAAGGTTTTAAAGAAGGTCTTGTACTGTCATTAATAGCTTTTATCATATTCTCTATTCAGTTTATTTTAAAACTACTACATCGAAAAAATCAGCCCTATAACTAA